The Gordonia terrae genome contains the following window.
CCGAGATGTCGTAGATGTTCTTCATCGACCACGTCAGCGCCACCGCGTGCCCGCCGTTGTCCCGGACGACCCCCTTGGGCTTGCCGGTGGTCCCCGACGTGTAGAGGATGTAGAGCGGATCGGTCGCGGCGACCGGCACCGCGCCGACCGGGTCGGCGGCGTCGGTCTCCCGGTCCCAGTCCAGCCAGCCGGCGTGATCGGCTGCGCTGCCGACGATCTCGGGGCGATCCTTGACGATGACCGTGCGCGGTGGCGTCGCCGACATCTCGATGGCCCGGGCCACCATCGGCAGGTACTCGACCGTGCGTCCCGGTTCCAGACCGCCCGACGCGGTGACGACGGCGACGGGTTCGGCGTCGTCGATGCGGGTGGCGAGCTCCCGCGCGGCGAAGCCGCCGAACACCACCGAGTGCACCGCGCCGATGCGCGCGCAGGCGAGCATCGCGATGGCCGCCTCCGGGATCATCGGCATGTAGATCACCACACGGTCGCCGGCCGAGACACCTTGCGCGGTCAGCACTCCCGCGAACCGGGCGACCACGTCGAGCAGCGCCGCATAGGTGTAGTGGCGTCGTTCCCCGGTCATCGCCGAGTCCCAGATCAGCGCCGTCCGCCCGTCGTTGCCGTCCACCAGATGGCGATCGAGCGCGTTGTGGCAGGTGTTCAGCGTGGCGCCGGGGAACCACCGGTAGAACGGGGCATCCGAGTCGTCGAGCGCGGTGGTCGGTGGGGTGTACCAGTCCACCGCTTCGGCGGCGGAGAGCCAGAACGCGTCACGATCATCGCTCGCCTGTGTGAACGCCTCGCTGTAGCTGCCCATGGCCTTCCCTTCACCGTCTCGTCGTGGCGCGCACCCGAAATCGTCGCGGGGTGCCGCATCGCCCTTAGGGTATCGGTGTGATGGCCGCCACGAAACGCGATCGGCGGTCCTGCGCCGACCGGCCGGCGGCCCGCGCCGAGCGGTCAGTACAGGTACTTGCGGTACTGCTCGTCGGTCTCCCGGTCGTCGACCAACGGGACATCGAGCTCGGGCATGACCGTCCTGGTGATCGCCGCCACAGACGGCAGCGTCCGCGGAGTCCACGACTCCGGTTTCCACAGATCCGCACGCAGAAACGCCTTGGAGCAGTGGTAGAAGACCTCGTCGACGTCGATCTCCACGGCCAGGATCGGACGCTTCCCCTTCACCGCCAGGGCGTCGAAGTAGTCGGCGTCGTCCACGATGCGGGCCGCCCCGTTGACGCGCAGGGTGTCGTTGCGGCCGGGGACGACGAAGATGGTGCCCGCGTGCGGGTTGCGCAGGATGTTCAGGTAGCCGTCGACGCGTCTGTTCCCGGGACGTTCGGGGATCGCGATACGCGTGTCGTCGACGATGTGCACCACTTTGCCTGCGGGGTCGCCCTTGGGTGAGACGTCGACGCGTCCGTGGGCATCGGAGGTGGCCAGGAACACCACCGGCGAGGCGGCCAGCCATGCTCGATCGATGTCCGAGAGCGTCGGCCTGACCTTGTCACGAACGACGGCGGCCGGTTCGCCGACGATCTCCCGCAGCCTCGCCTCGTCGGTGATGTGCATGCGGACATCGTGTCACGTGGGCAGAGCTACGCGGGTCCCGGCGCCGGCGTCGGCCACCGCAGAATCCACTCGGAGCCGCGCGAACGCCCGGTGACCACGGACCGCCGACGGAGATGGGACGACCCGTCGGTCACGATGAGGGTGACGTCCTGGTCGAGGCGTGTGGCGAGGCGTCGCGCCGTCCAGCCCGGGCGTGCGCTCCCGGTTCCGATGACCACGGCGCCGGCGCCGGCGCGTTGCGCGGCCCGGAGCAGGACCGCCGTCGGGTCACCGACCTCACTCGTGGTCGACACCGTCCGCGCACCGTGCCATCTCGCGAGTTCGGCGGCGGTCCGCAGGCATTCGTCGATCGCGGCCTGTCCGGACAGCAGATAGGACTCGTCCTTGAGGGCGTCGTGGAGACCGGTGCTCACTTCTCTCCGGCGGCCGCGGGTGGCGCAGATCAGGATCAGATCGCCGGAGTCGCCGAGCAGGCGAACCGCGACCTTCACCGCCCGCAGCGAACCCTCGCTCCCGTCGACGCCGACGACGACCGGATGGCCGAGTCCGGCCGACGGGGCGAGAGCAGTTGGCACGTCTCGGGTTTCGAGAGGTTCCCAGCGTCGGGGTCGTGTCCGCGGCGTCATCATCGTGTCCTCCTGGGTCGGCGATATCAGCTGCTCACAACGCTATGGAGACAACGAGCCCGAATCACCATCCCGCGGGTTGACCGTTTCTCCACCCCAGGGTGGACATCGGAATCCACCGTGGGGCGGTCGTCCGACCGCGGTGCGGAACTATCCTGGAACGGTGAGGGGCTTCACAGCGAACGCGGGCGCCGGGCTGTGGCGTCTCATCGAACGGGCCGGCGGCGACTATCCCCCGCTCTATCCCGCGGTGATCCTGTCGTCCAGCGTGGTGGTCACGCTGGTGTCGACAGCACAGCGCTTTCCGTTCGACCAGGTCTGGTGGGTGGTCGCGGCCCTGGTGCTGGCGGCAGTGACGCTGGCGATGGATCTGTCGCTGCCGCCGACCTCGTACGCGTGCTTCGGGATCATCACCAGTTCGGTCTGCTTCCTGATGATCCCGACGCCCACCGACGCCGCGCCACTCCAGCTCGTCCTCATGGCGGCGATCGCGGCTGCGATGTATCCCCTGCTGACCGGCGTCGCCGTGACGGTCGTGTGCATCGCGGTGATCGTCTGGTTCGGCGCTGTCGGCGGCCTCGACTCGCCTGCGCTCTACGCACTCGGCGTCGCCTGCGGGTGGTTGATCGGCTACATGATGCTGATCCAGAAACGGCTGGCCGACAACCGGGCTCGCGTCCTCGCCGAACGGGCCGATCGCGCCGCGGGCGACGAGCGGCGGCGGATCGCGCGCGAGATCCACGACGTGATCGCGCACTCGCTGTCGATCACGATGCTCAACGTCACCGGTGCCCGCCGCGTGCTCGAACAAGATCGCGACGTCGACGAGGCACTGGAGGCGCTCGCCGATGCCGAGCGCCAGGGCCGGCAGGCCATGACCGAGATCCGCACCATCGTCCACGTGCTGGGAACAGCCGGGCCGGCGGGGACGACGTCGCCGTCGCCCGGTGCCGACGATCTGGAGCGGCTCGTGGCGGACTATCGCAAGGCCGGGGTGGACATCGACTTCACCCTCGACGGTGATGTCACCGAGCTCTCACGGCCGGTCGGTACGGCCCTGTTCCGCATCGCCCAAGAGTCCCTGGCGAACGTCGTCAAACACTCGGCGGGCAAGCGTGCGTCGGTGTCGGTGACAGTGTCCGACGAGGTCGCGCTCACGGTCGAGAATCCCGCGGCAGAGGGCAGGCCGCGGCACTGCGACGGCACCGGCATCGAGGGGATGACCCAGCGCGCGGCGTTGCTCGGCGGCACCCTGCACGCCTCGCACCGCGCGGGCACCTGGTCGGTGCGAGCGACGTTGCCCGCCCGGTCGACTGCCGACGGGGTACCGGTATGACGACGAGCGGCCCGGCCGAGACCACCTCGGTCCCGATCAGGGTCCTGCTCGTCGACGACCAGGAACTCATCCGCACCGGGCTGCGTCGCATCCTCCGCCTCCGGGACGGCTTCGACATCGTGGGTGAGCGCGCGGACGGTTCCGAGGTGCTCGCCGGGATCGCCGAGCACCGGCCCGACATCGTCCTGATGGACCTGCGGATGCGCAATGTCGACGGCATCACCGCCACCACCATGGTCCGCACCCTGCGGGAACCGCCGCCGGTGCTCGTGCTGACCACCTTCGACGACGACGACCTGCTGTCGCGGGCCCTGCGCGCGGGAGCCGCCGGGTTCATCCTCAAGGACTCGCCGGCCGAGGCACTGATCTGGGCGGTCCGTGCCGTGGTTCGCGACGGCGCCTTCCTCGACCCCGCGGTCACCGAACGAGTCCTTCAGGGATTCCGGCGATCGGGCCGCGAACAGGTGACCACCGCGCCCGGGCTGACCGACCGCGAGACCGACGTCCTACGACTCATCGCGCGCGGCCGGACGAATGCGGAAATCGGTTCGGCTCTGGGCATCTCGCAGGTGACGGTCAAGAGCCACGTCAATCACATCTTCACCAAACTCGACCTGCGTGATCGCGCGGCGGCGATCGTGTACGCCTTCGACCGCGGACTCGTGGTCGCCGAGTACGACTGAGCCCCGAGTCGATCAGTCGTGCGCGTCGAGCACCTCGACGTCGACCCCGTCGACGAACCGGTACGGGCCCGCGACGAGCAGACCGCCGAAGTGTTTGCGCAGACGGGACATCTCGGCACGCACTGTGACCGTCCGGTCGTCGACGCCGAACAGATGAGTCGACAACCGGGCCGCAGTGACTCCGTCGGGGTGACGCGCCAGGAAGGTGAGGATGTCCCCGTGGCGCGGCGAACAGCGGTGTGTCCACGCGCCGCTGGCGCCTTCGACGGTCACCTCGACATTGCCCGCACCCGGCGGACCGGTGGGCACCCGTACGACCACTCGCGTGGTAGATGCGTCCGACGTCTCCGCGACCCGCACCAACCACCCACCGGGTAGCGCCTCGACATCGCACTCGCCGAGCGCGCTCACGAAGATGCGACCGGGACCGAGGCGCGGCGGCAGGATGAGCCGTGATCGAGGCGACACGGTGTCCACCGCGGCAACCCACCCGTCGGTGTCGACCGCCAACGCCGGGCCGGGCATGCGGGCGAGAATCGGTGCGGCAACCGCGCGCAACGAGTCGAGGCGACGGTGATGACTCTCGCGGAGTTGCGACTCGGCGAGCCGGGCGACGGCGTGCACCAGCGCCAGGGTCGTCGGATGGATCGTGGCGGCCGGACCGCTGACGTCGACCACACCCAACACCTCACCGGTCCGCGGATCCTTGATCGGCGCACCAGTACAGGTCCACGAGTGATGACTCCGCACGAAGTGCTCCGCCGAGAACACCTGTACCGAACGACCCGACATCAGTGCCGTACCGATCGCGTTGGTCCCCACCGAGCCCTCGGCCCAGTCGGCACCCTCGACGAATCCGAGGGTGTCCGCGCGCGTGAGCACCTTCGACGACCCGCTCCGCCACAGCACGTGTCCGTCGGCGTCCGAGACGACCAGGATGTTGTCTCCGTCGGCGATCAGCGAGTCGAGACCTCGTGCCAGTTCGTCGACGACCTCCGCCAGGCCGGAGCGCCGGCGGCGCTCCTCCAGCTCGTCGAGCGGAAGCGTCCGTTCCCCGACGCAGTCCACGTCCGGGTCCATGCCGGCACGTCGGAGTCGCTGCCACGAATCGTCGATGACACCGCGCGGACGGGCCGGCATGCGCCCACCCGACATCGCGGCGTCGTGGACCGCGCTGAGAACCGACGCGAACTCGCGCGGATCGTCGCCGGCATGCACCGCGGGCTCCAGCTCGGAAGCCGACTCGTAAGCGTTCATTCCCTCGATTGTGCGTCACGTCACAGGCCGAC
Protein-coding sequences here:
- a CDS encoding helix-turn-helix domain-containing protein — encoded protein: MNAYESASELEPAVHAGDDPREFASVLSAVHDAAMSGGRMPARPRGVIDDSWQRLRRAGMDPDVDCVGERTLPLDELEERRRRSGLAEVVDELARGLDSLIADGDNILVVSDADGHVLWRSGSSKVLTRADTLGFVEGADWAEGSVGTNAIGTALMSGRSVQVFSAEHFVRSHHSWTCTGAPIKDPRTGEVLGVVDVSGPAATIHPTTLALVHAVARLAESQLRESHHRRLDSLRAVAAPILARMPGPALAVDTDGWVAAVDTVSPRSRLILPPRLGPGRIFVSALGECDVEALPGGWLVRVAETSDASTTRVVVRVPTGPPGAGNVEVTVEGASGAWTHRCSPRHGDILTFLARHPDGVTAARLSTHLFGVDDRTVTVRAEMSRLRKHFGGLLVAGPYRFVDGVDVEVLDAHD
- a CDS encoding sensor histidine kinase, which codes for MRGFTANAGAGLWRLIERAGGDYPPLYPAVILSSSVVVTLVSTAQRFPFDQVWWVVAALVLAAVTLAMDLSLPPTSYACFGIITSSVCFLMIPTPTDAAPLQLVLMAAIAAAMYPLLTGVAVTVVCIAVIVWFGAVGGLDSPALYALGVACGWLIGYMMLIQKRLADNRARVLAERADRAAGDERRRIAREIHDVIAHSLSITMLNVTGARRVLEQDRDVDEALEALADAERQGRQAMTEIRTIVHVLGTAGPAGTTSPSPGADDLERLVADYRKAGVDIDFTLDGDVTELSRPVGTALFRIAQESLANVVKHSAGKRASVSVTVSDEVALTVENPAAEGRPRHCDGTGIEGMTQRAALLGGTLHASHRAGTWSVRATLPARSTADGVPV
- a CDS encoding universal stress protein, whose amino-acid sequence is MPTALAPSAGLGHPVVVGVDGSEGSLRAVKVAVRLLGDSGDLILICATRGRRREVSTGLHDALKDESYLLSGQAAIDECLRTAAELARWHGARTVSTTSEVGDPTAVLLRAAQRAGAGAVVIGTGSARPGWTARRLATRLDQDVTLIVTDGSSHLRRRSVVTGRSRGSEWILRWPTPAPGPA
- a CDS encoding MSMEG_1061 family FMN-dependent PPOX-type flavoprotein, which encodes MHITDEARLREIVGEPAAVVRDKVRPTLSDIDRAWLAASPVVFLATSDAHGRVDVSPKGDPAGKVVHIVDDTRIAIPERPGNRRVDGYLNILRNPHAGTIFVVPGRNDTLRVNGAARIVDDADYFDALAVKGKRPILAVEIDVDEVFYHCSKAFLRADLWKPESWTPRTLPSVAAITRTVMPELDVPLVDDRETDEQYRKYLY
- a CDS encoding response regulator, which produces MTTSGPAETTSVPIRVLLVDDQELIRTGLRRILRLRDGFDIVGERADGSEVLAGIAEHRPDIVLMDLRMRNVDGITATTMVRTLREPPPVLVLTTFDDDDLLSRALRAGAAGFILKDSPAEALIWAVRAVVRDGAFLDPAVTERVLQGFRRSGREQVTTAPGLTDRETDVLRLIARGRTNAEIGSALGISQVTVKSHVNHIFTKLDLRDRAAAIVYAFDRGLVVAEYD